Proteins co-encoded in one Streptomyces sp. NBC_01283 genomic window:
- a CDS encoding aspartate carbamoyltransferase catalytic subunit: MMRHLISAADLTRDDAVLILDTAEEMARVADRPIKKLPALRGRTICNLFFEDSTRTRISFEAAEKRLSADVINFAAKGSSVSKGESLKDTAQTLEAMGVDAVVIRHGASGAPYRLATSGWIDAPVINAGDGTHQHPTQALLDAFTMRRRLVGRDAGLGKDLSGKRITLVGDVLHSRVARSNVDLLHTLGAQVTLVAPPTLVPVGVDSWPCDVSYDLDRVLPKSDAVMMLRVQRERMNAAFFPTEREYSRRYGLDGERMAKMPEHAIVMHPGPMVRGMEITAEVADSDRCTVIEQVANGVHTRMAVLYLLLGGNEPAVTHTRPTGSEEK, from the coding sequence ATGATGCGACACCTCATCTCGGCCGCCGACCTCACCCGCGACGACGCCGTTCTCATCCTCGACACCGCCGAGGAAATGGCCCGGGTCGCCGACCGGCCGATCAAGAAGCTTCCCGCCCTGCGCGGCCGCACGATCTGCAATCTGTTCTTCGAGGACTCGACCCGGACCCGGATCTCCTTCGAGGCCGCCGAGAAGCGCCTCTCCGCCGACGTCATCAACTTCGCCGCCAAGGGCTCCAGCGTCTCCAAGGGCGAGTCCCTCAAGGACACCGCCCAGACCCTGGAGGCGATGGGCGTCGACGCCGTCGTCATCCGGCACGGCGCGTCCGGCGCCCCCTACCGCCTCGCCACCTCCGGCTGGATCGACGCCCCCGTGATCAACGCGGGCGACGGCACCCACCAGCACCCCACGCAGGCGCTGCTCGACGCCTTCACCATGCGGCGCCGCCTCGTCGGCAGGGACGCGGGCCTCGGCAAGGACCTCAGCGGCAAGCGCATCACGCTCGTCGGCGACGTCCTGCACAGCCGGGTCGCGCGCTCGAACGTCGACCTCCTGCACACCCTCGGCGCCCAGGTGACCCTGGTGGCCCCGCCCACCCTCGTGCCGGTCGGCGTGGACAGCTGGCCCTGCGACGTCTCGTACGACCTGGACCGGGTGCTCCCGAAGTCCGACGCCGTGATGATGCTGCGCGTGCAGCGCGAGCGCATGAACGCCGCGTTCTTCCCGACCGAGCGGGAGTACTCGCGCCGCTACGGCCTGGACGGCGAGCGCATGGCGAAGATGCCCGAGCACGCCATCGTGATGCACCCCGGCCCGATGGTGCGCGGCATGGAGATCACCGCCGAGGTCGCCGACTCCGACCGCTGCACGGTCATCGAGCAGGTCGCCAACGGCGTCCACACCCGGATGGCCGTCCTCTACCTGCTCCTGGGCGGCAACGAACCCGCCGTCACCCACACCCGCCCCACCGGTTCCGAGGAGAAGTAA
- the pyrR gene encoding bifunctional pyr operon transcriptional regulator/uracil phosphoribosyltransferase PyrR, with amino-acid sequence MDSNNTNEPDVARPVLEGPDIARVLTRIAHEIVERAKGAEDVVLLGIPTRGVFLARRLAEKLEEITGRTIPVGSLDITMYRDDLRMHPPRALARTEIPGDGIDGRLVVLVDDVLFSGRTIRAALDGLNDIGRPRAVQLAVLVDRGHRELPIRADYVGKNLPTSLRETVKVQLAEEDGRDAVLLGAKPASA; translated from the coding sequence ATGGACTCGAACAACACGAACGAACCCGATGTCGCGCGGCCCGTGCTCGAAGGCCCGGACATCGCACGGGTGTTGACCCGTATCGCGCACGAGATCGTCGAGCGCGCCAAAGGCGCCGAAGACGTGGTGCTGCTCGGCATTCCCACCCGCGGCGTATTCCTCGCCCGGCGCCTCGCCGAGAAGCTCGAAGAAATCACCGGACGCACGATCCCGGTTGGCTCACTCGACATCACGATGTACCGCGACGATCTGCGCATGCATCCGCCGCGCGCACTCGCCCGCACCGAGATCCCCGGTGACGGCATCGACGGCCGCCTCGTCGTCCTCGTCGACGACGTGCTCTTCTCCGGTCGCACCATCCGCGCCGCCCTCGACGGTCTGAACGACATCGGGCGCCCGCGCGCGGTGCAGCTCGCCGTCCTCGTCGACCGCGGCCACCGCGAACTCCCGATCCGCGCCGACTACGTCGGAAAGAACCTCCCCACGTCGCTGCGGGAGACGGTCAAGGTCCAGCTCGCCGAGGAGGACGGCCGCGACGCCGTGCTGCTCGGTGCCAAGCCCGCTTCCGCGTAG